One stretch of Podospora bellae-mahoneyi strain CBS 112042 chromosome 2, whole genome shotgun sequence DNA includes these proteins:
- the APM4 gene encoding clathrin associated protein complex medium subunit (COG:U; EggNog:ENOG503NW0Z): MLSGILIFNQKGENLIFRAFRNDCRPRLADVFRIQVISNAQVRSPILTLGSTTFSHVKHENIYLVAITKSNANAALVFEFLYRLIQLGRGYFAKFDEEAVKNNFVLVYELLDEIIDFGYPQNTETDTLKMYITTEGVRSERAVEDSAKITMQATGALSWRKADVKYRKNEAFVDVIEDVNLLMSATGSVLRADVTGQIIMRAYLSGTPECKFGLNDRLLLDNDGMQSLPSGNRQGSKATKAAAGSVTLEDCQFHQCVKLGKFDSDRIISFVPPDGEFELMRYRATENVNLPFKVHAIVNEVGKTKVEYSIGVRANFGSKLFATNVIVRIPTPLNTARITERCTQGKAKYEPSENNIVWKIGRFTGQSEFVLSAEAELTSMTNQKAWSRPPLSMSFSLLMFTSSGLLVRYLKVFEKSNYSSVKWVRYMTRAGSYEIRF, translated from the exons ATGCTGTCGGGaatcctcatcttcaaccagAAGGGCGAGAATCTAATCTTCCGTGCCTTTCGCAACGACTGCCGCCCGCGTCTCGCCGATGTCTTCCGCATTCAGGTCATCAGCAATGCCCAGGTCCGCTCACCCATCCTGACCCTCGGCAGCACCACCTTCAGCCATGTCAAGCACGAGAACATTTACCTGgtggccatcaccaagagCAACGCCAATGCCGCTCTCGTTTTCGAGTTTCTCTACCGCTTGATCCAGCTCGGCCGTGGCTACTTTGCCAagtttgacgaggaggccgTCAAGAACAACTTCGTCCTGGTTTATGAGCTCCTGGATG AAATTATCGACTTTGGCTATCCCCAAAACACCGAGACCGACACGCTCAAGATGtacatcaccaccgaggGTGTCAGGTCGGAACGCGCCGTCGAGGACTCGGCCAAGATCACCATGCAGGCCACGGGCGCGCTGTCGTGGCGCAAGGCTGATGTCAAGTACCGCAAGAACGAGGCCTTTGTCGATGTCATTGAGGATGTGAATCTTCTGATGAGCGCAACCGGCTCCGTGCTCCGAGCCGACGTCACCGGCCAGATTATCATGCGCGCCTACTTGAGCGGGACACCCGAGTGCAAGTTTGGCCTCAACGACCGCCTGCTTCTTGACAACGACGGCATGCAGAGTCTTCCGAGCGGGAACAGGCAGGGGAGCAAGGCAACCAAGGCGGCTGCCGGCAGTGTGACGCTGGAGGACTGCCAGTTCCACCAATGCGTCAAGCTGGGCAAGTTTGACAGCGACCGCATCATCTCGTTTGTGCCGCCTGACGGCGAGTTTGAGCTGATGCGCTACCGTGCCACCGAAAACGTCAATCTGCCCTTCAAGGTCCACGCCATCGTCAACGAGGTCGGCAAGACAAAGGTCGAGTACAGCATCGGTGTGCGCGCGAACTTTGGCTCCAAGCTTTTTGCCACCAACGTTATTGTCCGCATCCCGACCCCGCTTAACACGGCTAGGATCACGGAGCGGTGCACCCAGGGAAAGGCCAAGTACGAGCCGTCGGAAAACAACATTGTCTGGAAAATCGGCCGCTTCACCGGCCAGAGCGAGTTCGTGCTGAgcgccgaggccgagctgACCAGCATGACCAACCAAAAGGCCTGGAGCCGACCGCCACTGAGTATGAGCTTCAGCCTCTTGATGTTCACCAGCTCCGGGCTGCTGGTCCGATACCTAAAAGTGTTCGAGAAGAGCAACTACTCCAGCGTCAAGTGGGTGAGGTACATGACGAGGGCCGGGAGCTACGAGATCAG GTTCTAA
- the CRH1_1 gene encoding transglycosylase (CAZy:GH16; COG:G; EggNog:ENOG503NUG7) encodes MRCSLSPSWPRSLLLGAVALCALATAQTYTSCNPTAKRCPPDVGLPVPKYSIDFRNGPDNNHWSSVGTGSVTYTPNFGAAFTINKQGDSPTIETAWYFFFGRAEVHMRAASGTGIVSCVVLESDDLDEIDWEWIGGERKEVQTNYFGKGNTTTWDRGGKTAMGDTQGLIHNYTIDWTPSLVTWYIDGAIVRTLAYQDALGGRNFPQTPMRLKLGIWAGGDSNNPNGTIDWAGGVTNYTQGPFTMYVESVSVTNLNPAANYFYSDLSGSWKSISMTNVTTGPVPSQPPKPMPVGENGGGQGHEKGTDKRDKGGITTDEEPFVTHDVTETASGVASSATGFVGHGGNPITTTTMVSTDRPTEPANIIPEEVA; translated from the exons ATGcgctgctctctctctccgtCGTGGCCTCGTTCTTTGCTGCTAGGTGCCGTGGCCTTGTGTGCCCTGGCCACCGCCCAAACCTACACAAGCTGTAACCCAACGGCCA AGCGCTGTCCCCCTGATGTTGGCCTGCCCGTTCCCAAGTACAGCATTGACTTCCGCAATGGCCCGGACAACAATCATTGGTCATCTGTTGGCACGGGGTCCGTCACTTACACGCCCAATTTCGGCGCTGCCTTCACTATCAACAAGCAAGGTGACTCCCCCACCATAGAGACAGCCTGGTACTTCTTTTTTGGCCGTGCCGAGGTGCACATGAGGGCAGCCAGTGGCACGGGCATCGTCAGTTGTGTGGTCCTAGAGTCGGATGACTTGGACGAAATTGACTGGGAATGGATCGGCGGCGAACGGAAAGAGGTGCAAACCAACTACTTTGGGAAAGGGAACACAACTACCTGGGACCGTGGCGGCAAGACCGCCATGGGAGACACCCAAGGGCTGATACATAATTACACCATCGACTGGACCCCAAGCCTGGTAACATGGTATATCGACGGTGCCATTGTCAGAACCCTGGCCTATCAAGATGCCCTTGGTGGCCGCAATTTTCCTCAGACGCCCATGAGGCTGAAACTGGGCATTTGGGCCGGAGGGGATTCAAATAATCCAAACGGGACAATTGACTGGGCTGGCGGCGTCACCAACTACACCCAGGGGCCGTTTACCATGTACGTAGAGAGCGTCTCGGTCACGAATCTGAATCCAGCGGCGAACTATTTTTACTCGGATTTGTCCGGAAGCTGGAAAAGCATCTCCATGACAAATGTCACAACCGGGCCTGTGCCaagccaacccccaaaaccgaTGCCGGTAGGAGAGAACGGCGGTGGCCAGGGTCATGAGAAAGGGACAGACAAAAGAGACAAGGGCGGAATCACCACTGACGAGGAGCCCTTTGTGACCCACGACGTGACCGAAACAGCATCTGGCGTGGCTTCCTCGGCGACCGGTTTTGTCGGACATGGTGGAAACCccatcacaacaaccaccatggTTTCCACAGACCGCCCTACGGAGCCTGCCAACATCATTCCGGAGGAAGTAGCTTGA
- a CDS encoding hypothetical protein (COG:G; CAZy:GH79; EggNog:ENOG503NWG6) produces the protein MMVSRLSFLWLASYAPHLVAAVSYSVPSSPPSNASPLLDPAPVGVSLEFFTFPGYMENVTSTMTCLKNLKDLTGSWPPVRVGGTTQDRATYNAQSSAAVTYSVSNPADAPMSLTFGPSFFDLAASYPGKVIIGLNRRLNNLGNTLAASRLAHQRMRNLDSIELGNEPNFYTNSDPIAGGTWNAARDRASQVEWQRALASNLTTSSIISAGVFFGTDKFNNANLAREEGNAMAAVKNFNSHNYPQWAGTYNLARLMSHSAIATQIAPFKAEAAAARAAGKDYVIGETNSATQGGGGISPTFGAALWIVDYVAQSLLLGIKSIYFHQGTIGNCQYCWWGRFSMGNPYYGAYFITAALAEAQRIAPLDSFSNNFGGYAIYKENKPIRILLINSNYYESGTRSRESFTLTGLPSRFTSVLSKRLTGSSATSRSDRSSPATFGGQTFQDGTCVKQGIEQVEEASVRAGSVTLSLAASEALLVYL, from the exons ATGATGGTGAGCAGGTTGAGTTTCCTGTGGCTTGCAAGCTATGCACCACATCTAGTAGCAGCTGTTTCGTACAGCGTGCCATCATCGCCTCCATCGAATGCCAGTCCTCTCCTAGATCCGGCGCCGGTGGGCGTGTC ACTGGAATTCTTCACTTTCCCTGGCTACATGGAAAATGTCACGTCCACCATGACGTGCTTGAAGAACCTCAAAGATCTCACCGGCTCATGGCCGCCGGTAAGGGTTGGTGGAACAACGCA AGACCGGGCAACATATAATGCCCAGTCATCGGCAGCGGTCACTTACTCTGTCAGCAACCCCGCTGATGCACCCATGAGTCTTACGTTTGGCCCTTCGTTTTTCGACTTGGCGGCCTCATACCCCGGGAAGGTTATAATTGGACTCAATAGGCGACTGAATAATCTGGGCAACACTCTCGCAGCTTCAAGGCTCGCTCACCAAAGAATGAGAAACCTGGACTCGATCGAGCTCGGCAACGAACCCAACTTCTACACGAATAGCGACCCGATCGCTGGTGGCACCTGGAACGCAGCTCGGGACCGTGCCAGTCAGGTTGAATGGCAGAGGGCCTTGGCCAGCAATCTGACCACTTCCAGCATCATCTCCGCGGGCGTCTTCTTTGGGACAGACAAATTCAACAATGCGAATCTGGCCAGAGAGGAAGGAAACGCGATGGCAGCTGTCAAAAATTTCAACTCGCATAATTACCCACAGTGGGCAGGGACCTACAATTTGGCAAGACTCATGAGCCATAGCGCGATTGCGACACAGATTGCGCCCTTCAAGGCTGAAGCTGCGGCAGCCAGAGCTGCTGGCAAGGACTATGTCATAGGGGAGACAAACAGCGCAACCCAAG GAGGGGGTGGCATAAGCCCAACATTCGGCGCCGCTTTGTGGATCGTAGACTATGTCGCCCAGTCCCTATTATTGGGCATCAAGTCTATCTACTTCCACCAGGGAACTATCGGAAACTGTCAGTATTGTTGGTGGGGCAGGTTCAGTATGGGAAACCCTTATTATGGGGCTTACTTCATCACGGCGGCCCTGGCAGAAGCACAAAGAATTGCTCCGTTGGATAGCTTCTCGAATAACTTTGGGGGATACGCCATCTACAAGGAGAACAAGCCCATCCGAATCTTGCTCATCAACTCTAACTACTACGAATCGGGGACCAGATCGAGAGAAAGCTTCACGTTGACTGGACTGCCTTCCCGCTTCACGAGCGTCCTGTCCAAAAGACTGACTGGGAGTAGTGCTACTTCCAGATCCGATAGGTCTAGTCCCGCCACCTTTGGTGGTCAGACTTTCCAAGACGGAACGTGTGTGAAGCAAGGAATCGAacaggtggaggaggctaGCGTGAGAGCGGGGAGTGTTACGTTGAGCTTGGCCGCGTCCGAGGCATTGCTGGTGTACCTGTGA